The proteins below are encoded in one region of Buteo buteo chromosome 22, bButBut1.hap1.1, whole genome shotgun sequence:
- the LOC142043080 gene encoding V-set and immunoglobulin domain-containing protein 4-like isoform X2, with translation MGEVVRIVVLVMPFISCNALLDLSGVQEIKGTWMRSTSLPCTYMPSEGFTQQTLIWSMERDYGTSTIFRRDDSGDHVLLSQFRDRVSVPKHSPGDASLLIENLEIPDSGHYTCQVIWRSKNNSLITKEVTTTVKVVKVAATKPIIRASEPGLTFPAGARASLTCVANGSLPISYRWFRRVPGGKALLLSSQAELAWDSLQPSDTGKYYCEAENRVGAGAVQQSDAVQLVVRDAPAAKQAAGRDAVSEGPPVATGPPPAALPPPLYALAAALGGAALVALPAALLRRRRNREEPLYEVTFHSTADVTRPETDVEVPVKHLHKETNSKTETSNDAFTMKDNSHDSICIRKNPEYENLVNAMESEYESI, from the exons ATGGGAGAAGTTGTGCGGATAGTGGTGCTTGTGATGCCTTTCATCAGCTGCAACG ccctcctggATCTGTCTGGTGTCCAAGAGATCAAGGGCACATGGATGAGATCCACCAGTTTACCGTGTACCTACATGCCCTCAGAGGGTTTCACACAGCAAACGCTCATCTGGAGCATGGAGCGAGACTATGGCACCTCTACCATCTTTCGGAGGGACGATTCTGGCGACCATGTCTTGTTGTCTCAGTTCCGAGACCGGGTCAGCGTCCCAAAGCACAGCCCAGGGGATGCCTCACTCCTAATTGAGAACCTTGAAATCCCCGACAGTGGACACTACACCTGTCAAGTCATCTGGAGGTCTAAAAATAACAGCTTGATAACAAAGGAGGTGACCACTACGGTTAAAGTTGTCAAAG TTGCAGCGACCAAGCCCATCATCAGGGCCAGCGAGCCGGGGCTGACTTTCCCGGCAGGAGCCAGGGCCAGCCTGACCTGTGTGGCCAACGGGTCTCTCCCCATCAGCTACCGCTGGTTCAGGAGGGTCCCGGGAGGGAAAGCCCTGCTCCTGAGCAGCCAGGCCGAGCTGGCGTGGGACAGCCTGCAGCCCTCCGACACCGGGAAGTACTACTGTGAGGCCGAAAACAGGGTCGGGGCCGGGGCTGTGCAGCAGAGCGACGCCGTTCAGCTGGTGGTGAGAG ATGCGCCCGCCGCGAAGCAGGCCGCCGGGAGGGATGCCGTTTCGGAGGGGCCGCCCGTTGCCACAG gtcccccgcccgccgcgctgCCCCCGCCCCTCTACGCGCTGGCGGCCGCGCTGGGCGGGGCCGCGCTCGTGGCGCTGCCGGCCGCGCTGCTGCGCCGGCGGCGGAACCGGGAGG aaccTCTCTATGAAGTCACTTT CCATAGCACTGCAGATGTCACGAGACCAGAGACTGATGTGGAAGTCCCTGTTAAGCACCTACACAAGGAGACAAATTCTAAGACTGAAACATCCAATGACGCTTTCACCATGAAAGACAACAGCCATGACAGCATATGCATCAGGAAAAATCCTGAGTATGAGAACCTGGTGAATGCAATGGAATCAGAATATGAAAGCATTTAG
- the LOC142043080 gene encoding V-set and immunoglobulin domain-containing protein 4-like isoform X3: MGEVVRIVVLVMPFISCNALLDLSGVQEIKGTWMRSTSLPCTYMPSEGFTQQTLIWSMERDYGTSTIFRRDDSGDHVLLSQFRDRVSVPKHSPGDASLLIENLEIPDSGHYTCQVIWRSKNNSLITKEVTTTVKVVKVAATKPIIRASEPGLTFPAGARASLTCVANGSLPISYRWFRRVPGGKALLLSSQAELAWDSLQPSDTGKYYCEAENRVGAGAVQQSDAVQLVVRESPVTQQPSPGTSRHTRPPFTSQGGAPQRVPTDAPAAKQAAGRDAVSEGPPVATEPLYEVTFHSTADVTRPETDVEVPVKHLHKETNSKTETSNDAFTMKDNSHDSICIRKNPEYENLVNAMESEYESI; encoded by the exons ATGGGAGAAGTTGTGCGGATAGTGGTGCTTGTGATGCCTTTCATCAGCTGCAACG ccctcctggATCTGTCTGGTGTCCAAGAGATCAAGGGCACATGGATGAGATCCACCAGTTTACCGTGTACCTACATGCCCTCAGAGGGTTTCACACAGCAAACGCTCATCTGGAGCATGGAGCGAGACTATGGCACCTCTACCATCTTTCGGAGGGACGATTCTGGCGACCATGTCTTGTTGTCTCAGTTCCGAGACCGGGTCAGCGTCCCAAAGCACAGCCCAGGGGATGCCTCACTCCTAATTGAGAACCTTGAAATCCCCGACAGTGGACACTACACCTGTCAAGTCATCTGGAGGTCTAAAAATAACAGCTTGATAACAAAGGAGGTGACCACTACGGTTAAAGTTGTCAAAG TTGCAGCGACCAAGCCCATCATCAGGGCCAGCGAGCCGGGGCTGACTTTCCCGGCAGGAGCCAGGGCCAGCCTGACCTGTGTGGCCAACGGGTCTCTCCCCATCAGCTACCGCTGGTTCAGGAGGGTCCCGGGAGGGAAAGCCCTGCTCCTGAGCAGCCAGGCCGAGCTGGCGTGGGACAGCCTGCAGCCCTCCGACACCGGGAAGTACTACTGTGAGGCCGAAAACAGGGTCGGGGCCGGGGCTGTGCAGCAGAGCGACGCCGTTCAGCTGGTGGTGAGAG AGTCCCCAGTCACACAGCAGCCCAGCCCGGGGACCAGCAGGCACACCAGACCCCCATTCACCTCCCAAGGCGGTGCGCCCCAGCGAGTGCCCACGG ATGCGCCCGCCGCGAAGCAGGCCGCCGGGAGGGATGCCGTTTCGGAGGGGCCGCCCGTTGCCACAG aaccTCTCTATGAAGTCACTTT CCATAGCACTGCAGATGTCACGAGACCAGAGACTGATGTGGAAGTCCCTGTTAAGCACCTACACAAGGAGACAAATTCTAAGACTGAAACATCCAATGACGCTTTCACCATGAAAGACAACAGCCATGACAGCATATGCATCAGGAAAAATCCTGAGTATGAGAACCTGGTGAATGCAATGGAATCAGAATATGAAAGCATTTAG
- the LOC142043080 gene encoding V-set and immunoglobulin domain-containing protein 4-like isoform X1 yields the protein MGEVVRIVVLVMPFISCNALLDLSGVQEIKGTWMRSTSLPCTYMPSEGFTQQTLIWSMERDYGTSTIFRRDDSGDHVLLSQFRDRVSVPKHSPGDASLLIENLEIPDSGHYTCQVIWRSKNNSLITKEVTTTVKVVKVAATKPIIRASEPGLTFPAGARASLTCVANGSLPISYRWFRRVPGGKALLLSSQAELAWDSLQPSDTGKYYCEAENRVGAGAVQQSDAVQLVVRESPVTQQPSPGTSRHTRPPFTSQGGAPQRVPTDAPAAKQAAGRDAVSEGPPVATGPPPAALPPPLYALAAALGGAALVALPAALLRRRRNREEPLYEVTFHSTADVTRPETDVEVPVKHLHKETNSKTETSNDAFTMKDNSHDSICIRKNPEYENLVNAMESEYESI from the exons ATGGGAGAAGTTGTGCGGATAGTGGTGCTTGTGATGCCTTTCATCAGCTGCAACG ccctcctggATCTGTCTGGTGTCCAAGAGATCAAGGGCACATGGATGAGATCCACCAGTTTACCGTGTACCTACATGCCCTCAGAGGGTTTCACACAGCAAACGCTCATCTGGAGCATGGAGCGAGACTATGGCACCTCTACCATCTTTCGGAGGGACGATTCTGGCGACCATGTCTTGTTGTCTCAGTTCCGAGACCGGGTCAGCGTCCCAAAGCACAGCCCAGGGGATGCCTCACTCCTAATTGAGAACCTTGAAATCCCCGACAGTGGACACTACACCTGTCAAGTCATCTGGAGGTCTAAAAATAACAGCTTGATAACAAAGGAGGTGACCACTACGGTTAAAGTTGTCAAAG TTGCAGCGACCAAGCCCATCATCAGGGCCAGCGAGCCGGGGCTGACTTTCCCGGCAGGAGCCAGGGCCAGCCTGACCTGTGTGGCCAACGGGTCTCTCCCCATCAGCTACCGCTGGTTCAGGAGGGTCCCGGGAGGGAAAGCCCTGCTCCTGAGCAGCCAGGCCGAGCTGGCGTGGGACAGCCTGCAGCCCTCCGACACCGGGAAGTACTACTGTGAGGCCGAAAACAGGGTCGGGGCCGGGGCTGTGCAGCAGAGCGACGCCGTTCAGCTGGTGGTGAGAG AGTCCCCAGTCACACAGCAGCCCAGCCCGGGGACCAGCAGGCACACCAGACCCCCATTCACCTCCCAAGGCGGTGCGCCCCAGCGAGTGCCCACGG ATGCGCCCGCCGCGAAGCAGGCCGCCGGGAGGGATGCCGTTTCGGAGGGGCCGCCCGTTGCCACAG gtcccccgcccgccgcgctgCCCCCGCCCCTCTACGCGCTGGCGGCCGCGCTGGGCGGGGCCGCGCTCGTGGCGCTGCCGGCCGCGCTGCTGCGCCGGCGGCGGAACCGGGAGG aaccTCTCTATGAAGTCACTTT CCATAGCACTGCAGATGTCACGAGACCAGAGACTGATGTGGAAGTCCCTGTTAAGCACCTACACAAGGAGACAAATTCTAAGACTGAAACATCCAATGACGCTTTCACCATGAAAGACAACAGCCATGACAGCATATGCATCAGGAAAAATCCTGAGTATGAGAACCTGGTGAATGCAATGGAATCAGAATATGAAAGCATTTAG
- the LOC142043080 gene encoding V-set and immunoglobulin domain-containing protein 4-like isoform X4 → MGEVVRIVVLVMPFISCNALLDLSGVQEIKGTWMRSTSLPCTYMPSEGFTQQTLIWSMERDYGTSTIFRRDDSGDHVLLSQFRDRVSVPKHSPGDASLLIENLEIPDSGHYTCQVIWRSKNNSLITKEVTTTVKVVKVAATKPIIRASEPGLTFPAGARASLTCVANGSLPISYRWFRRVPGGKALLLSSQAELAWDSLQPSDTGKYYCEAENRVGAGAVQQSDAVQLVVRESPVTQQPSPGTSRHTRPPFTSQGGAPQRVPTDAPAAKQAAGRDAVSEGPPVATAIALQMSRDQRLMWKSLLSTYTRRQILRLKHPMTLSP, encoded by the exons ATGGGAGAAGTTGTGCGGATAGTGGTGCTTGTGATGCCTTTCATCAGCTGCAACG ccctcctggATCTGTCTGGTGTCCAAGAGATCAAGGGCACATGGATGAGATCCACCAGTTTACCGTGTACCTACATGCCCTCAGAGGGTTTCACACAGCAAACGCTCATCTGGAGCATGGAGCGAGACTATGGCACCTCTACCATCTTTCGGAGGGACGATTCTGGCGACCATGTCTTGTTGTCTCAGTTCCGAGACCGGGTCAGCGTCCCAAAGCACAGCCCAGGGGATGCCTCACTCCTAATTGAGAACCTTGAAATCCCCGACAGTGGACACTACACCTGTCAAGTCATCTGGAGGTCTAAAAATAACAGCTTGATAACAAAGGAGGTGACCACTACGGTTAAAGTTGTCAAAG TTGCAGCGACCAAGCCCATCATCAGGGCCAGCGAGCCGGGGCTGACTTTCCCGGCAGGAGCCAGGGCCAGCCTGACCTGTGTGGCCAACGGGTCTCTCCCCATCAGCTACCGCTGGTTCAGGAGGGTCCCGGGAGGGAAAGCCCTGCTCCTGAGCAGCCAGGCCGAGCTGGCGTGGGACAGCCTGCAGCCCTCCGACACCGGGAAGTACTACTGTGAGGCCGAAAACAGGGTCGGGGCCGGGGCTGTGCAGCAGAGCGACGCCGTTCAGCTGGTGGTGAGAG AGTCCCCAGTCACACAGCAGCCCAGCCCGGGGACCAGCAGGCACACCAGACCCCCATTCACCTCCCAAGGCGGTGCGCCCCAGCGAGTGCCCACGG ATGCGCCCGCCGCGAAGCAGGCCGCCGGGAGGGATGCCGTTTCGGAGGGGCCGCCCGTTGCCACAG CCATAGCACTGCAGATGTCACGAGACCAGAGACTGATGTGGAAGTCCCTGTTAAGCACCTACACAAGGAGACAAATTCTAAGACTGAAACATCCAATGACGCTTTCACCATGA